A region of Deinococcus rubellus DNA encodes the following proteins:
- a CDS encoding thiamine ABC transporter substrate-binding protein, which produces MIKLKLNVLSLFLVGGLASAAPTTLTVITHDSFDLDKKLIATFEAQNNVKVRLIKGGDAGEMLNRLILTKANPLADVVYGLDNTLAPRAAAAGLLEAYKSPALSKVPAAERLDAFNLNTVDTGYVAFNYDRAWFEKAGLALPKTLDDLKSPTYAKLTVVASPATSSPGLAFLLASVNFYGQAGAMQWWKDARAGGLKVTRGWSDSYDKEFSRNGGKYPIVLSYASSPAAEVAYAEGYDPKKLPAQSPTGNLLLPGSTFLQLEGVGVLKGTKQPALARKFVDFMLSEPVQANFPTRMWVYPAVQGVKLDPVFQFAQVPQGVKALTPINTQAVVDVWVREVLRAR; this is translated from the coding sequence ATGATTAAACTGAAGTTGAACGTTTTGAGCCTGTTTCTGGTTGGCGGCCTCGCCAGCGCCGCGCCCACCACCCTCACCGTCATCACCCACGACAGCTTCGACCTCGACAAGAAGCTGATCGCTACGTTCGAGGCCCAGAACAACGTCAAGGTGCGTCTCATCAAGGGCGGCGACGCGGGCGAGATGCTCAACCGCCTGATTCTGACCAAGGCCAACCCGCTGGCCGACGTGGTGTACGGCCTCGACAACACCCTGGCTCCCCGTGCCGCCGCCGCCGGACTGCTGGAAGCGTACAAGAGTCCGGCGCTGAGCAAGGTCCCTGCCGCCGAGCGGCTCGACGCCTTCAACCTCAACACGGTGGACACCGGCTACGTGGCCTTCAATTATGACCGGGCCTGGTTCGAGAAAGCGGGCCTGGCGCTGCCCAAGACCCTCGACGACCTCAAGTCGCCCACCTACGCCAAGCTGACAGTGGTCGCCTCGCCCGCGACCAGCAGCCCCGGCCTGGCCTTTTTGCTGGCGAGCGTCAACTTCTACGGTCAGGCGGGAGCCATGCAGTGGTGGAAAGACGCGCGCGCGGGCGGCCTGAAAGTCACGCGTGGCTGGAGCGATTCGTACGACAAGGAATTTAGCCGCAACGGCGGCAAATACCCGATTGTGCTGAGTTACGCCAGCAGCCCCGCCGCCGAGGTCGCCTACGCCGAGGGGTACGACCCCAAAAAGCTTCCGGCCCAGTCGCCCACCGGCAACCTGCTGCTGCCGGGCAGCACCTTCCTGCAACTCGAAGGCGTGGGCGTCCTGAAGGGCACCAAACAGCCCGCGTTGGCCCGCAAGTTCGTGGATTTCATGCTCTCAGAGCCCGTGCAGGCCAACTTCCCCACCCGCATGTGGGTGTATCCGGCGGTGCAGGGCGTCAAGCTCGATCCGGTGTTTCAGTTCGCCCAGGTGCCGCAGGGTGTCAAGGCGCTGACGCCGATCAATACCCAGGCCGTGGTGGACGTGTGGGTGCGCGAGGTGCTGCGGGCGCGCTAA
- a CDS encoding DEAD/DEAH box helicase, with amino-acid sequence MTVAVPSLSKLLPGVPPGNVLLLPQVARAALFAAHAGPCVLLTTPDRLPLYQGAGQLGAPISVNPGLREWDEKREHVVMDIRTAMDLFPARPEDHALTFTVGRQYPREEVLSRLEHLGYPRLIDGRLDELGFILRGDTLDLYLTADPQEGQLAALRAEFFGDELDTLRELSADGLPGGKLERYAVAPTEGYLSETKWDATRLELLPGRVFLDAPEFYASVLGPVTDLLWAQLLMREVTSFGRAPLILEDFTLDLVTLPYYRARLGELATDVDGWRAAGYRVLLLVRHDRTATYLAEKLLGNTVLDKTGPKWLNLPRLDAGELGFLRSSGEGGFVLEQARMVVLTEDLIYGFQGGSALRGKKLSGKPVTDALGLAVGDYLIHPEHGIGQFQGLQTRTVLGVTRDYLNISYKNEAALAVPIELLPTLRRHPGTTDDPPALSSLDKNAWAKAKERAKKNAEEVAGKLLVQYAARQVTPGNSFPANQEWERQIADNFEFELTADQKTALKETLKDLEAPNPADRLISGDVGFGKTEVALRAAHRVVGAGMQVAVLVPTTLLAEQHTSVFVERFKDLPVRVEGLSRFTGDKQAKAILMDLASGKVDIIIGTHRLLSSDIVFKNLGLIIVDEEHRFGVSQKEKLRALRGMPEISKDGKIEIPEGVKAVDTLALSATPIPRTLYMSMVGLRDMSSIQTPPKGRKPIQTILAPFDPVTVRDAIVSEIERGGKVFYIHDRIASIGARSLYLRNLVPEARIGVAHGRMNEEELEEIMLGFEEGAFDVLVSTTIVETGLDIPEANTILIERADRLGLAQLYQLRGRVGRRSTDAYAYLFFPPRMTENASRRLWAIADLQDLGSGHLLAEKDMEIRGVGNILGEEQHGHVQAVSIDVYTELLAEAVAKLKGEPIKVPLSVSIDLPINARLDAEYFGHDEDARISTYGRLSEARTLQAISRVERDLRKKFGPPSSEVQNFIDLAKLRLTALARRVLSIGETMTDLQITFAYKALDYDAGGLKKFPHKTEVTTFPPSIKIQKRGIRVDDYARTLIDVLGYFG; translated from the coding sequence ATGACTGTCGCCGTGCCCTCGCTCTCCAAACTGCTGCCGGGTGTGCCGCCAGGCAATGTGCTGCTGCTCCCGCAGGTGGCCCGCGCCGCCTTGTTCGCCGCCCACGCTGGCCCCTGTGTGCTGCTGACCACGCCCGACCGATTGCCACTCTACCAGGGCGCGGGCCAGCTCGGCGCGCCCATCAGTGTCAACCCCGGCCTGCGCGAATGGGACGAGAAGCGCGAACACGTCGTGATGGACATTCGGACGGCGATGGACCTGTTTCCGGCCCGGCCCGAGGACCACGCCCTCACCTTTACGGTGGGCCGCCAGTACCCGCGTGAAGAGGTGCTCTCGCGGCTCGAACACCTCGGCTACCCACGCCTGATCGACGGGCGGCTCGACGAACTGGGCTTTATCCTGCGCGGCGACACGCTCGATCTGTACCTGACGGCGGACCCCCAGGAAGGTCAGCTCGCCGCACTGAGGGCTGAGTTCTTCGGCGACGAACTCGACACCCTGCGTGAACTGAGCGCTGACGGATTGCCCGGTGGCAAGCTGGAGCGTTACGCCGTTGCCCCCACCGAAGGCTACCTGAGCGAAACCAAATGGGACGCCACCCGCCTGGAACTGCTGCCGGGCCGGGTCTTCCTCGACGCCCCCGAGTTCTACGCCTCGGTGCTGGGCCCCGTTACCGACTTGCTGTGGGCGCAGCTTCTGATGCGTGAGGTGACCAGTTTTGGCCGTGCCCCGCTGATCCTGGAAGACTTCACGCTCGATCTGGTGACGCTACCGTATTACCGCGCCCGGCTGGGTGAACTGGCGACGGACGTGGACGGGTGGCGCGCGGCGGGCTACCGGGTGCTGCTGCTGGTCCGGCATGACCGCACTGCTACTTATCTGGCCGAGAAGCTGCTGGGCAACACGGTGTTGGATAAAACAGGACCCAAATGGCTGAATCTGCCGCGTCTGGACGCGGGCGAGCTGGGCTTCCTGCGCTCCAGCGGCGAGGGCGGCTTCGTGCTGGAGCAGGCCCGCATGGTGGTGCTGACCGAGGACCTGATCTACGGCTTTCAGGGCGGCTCGGCGCTGCGCGGCAAGAAACTCAGCGGCAAACCCGTCACCGACGCGCTGGGACTGGCGGTGGGCGACTATCTGATTCACCCGGAGCACGGCATCGGCCAGTTTCAGGGGCTGCAAACCCGCACGGTGCTGGGCGTCACCCGCGATTACCTCAATATCAGCTACAAGAACGAGGCGGCTCTGGCCGTGCCGATTGAGCTGTTGCCCACCCTGCGCCGCCACCCCGGTACCACCGACGACCCGCCCGCCCTGAGTAGCCTCGACAAGAATGCCTGGGCCAAAGCCAAGGAGCGCGCCAAGAAAAATGCTGAGGAAGTGGCAGGCAAGCTGCTGGTGCAGTACGCCGCCCGGCAGGTCACGCCCGGCAACAGTTTTCCCGCCAACCAAGAGTGGGAGCGCCAGATCGCGGATAATTTCGAATTTGAGCTGACGGCTGATCAGAAAACGGCCCTCAAGGAAACCCTCAAAGACCTCGAAGCGCCCAACCCGGCGGACCGCCTGATCTCCGGCGACGTGGGCTTCGGCAAGACGGAAGTGGCCCTGCGCGCCGCCCACCGGGTCGTGGGCGCGGGCATGCAGGTGGCCGTTCTCGTGCCGACCACCCTGCTGGCCGAGCAGCACACCTCGGTTTTCGTGGAGCGCTTCAAGGACCTGCCGGTGCGGGTCGAGGGGCTGTCGCGCTTCACCGGCGACAAGCAGGCCAAGGCAATTCTGATGGATCTGGCGTCGGGCAAGGTGGACATCATCATCGGCACCCACCGCCTGCTCAGCAGCGACATCGTGTTCAAGAATCTGGGCCTGATCATCGTGGACGAGGAGCACCGCTTCGGCGTGTCGCAGAAGGAAAAGCTGCGGGCGCTGCGCGGCATGCCGGAAATCAGCAAGGACGGCAAGATCGAGATTCCCGAAGGGGTCAAGGCGGTGGACACGCTGGCGCTGTCGGCCACCCCGATTCCGCGCACCCTTTACATGAGCATGGTCGGTCTGCGCGACATGTCCAGCATCCAGACACCGCCCAAGGGCCGCAAACCAATTCAGACCATCCTGGCCCCCTTCGACCCGGTGACGGTGCGTGACGCCATCGTGTCGGAGATCGAGCGCGGCGGCAAGGTCTTCTATATCCATGACCGCATCGCCAGCATCGGGGCGCGTAGTTTGTACCTGCGCAATCTGGTGCCGGAAGCCCGCATCGGCGTGGCGCACGGGCGCATGAACGAGGAAGAACTCGAGGAGATCATGCTCGGCTTCGAGGAGGGGGCCTTCGACGTGCTGGTCTCCACCACCATCGTCGAAACCGGCCTGGACATTCCCGAGGCCAACACCATCCTGATCGAGAGGGCCGACCGATTGGGGCTGGCGCAGCTTTACCAGCTTCGGGGACGGGTCGGGCGGCGCAGCACCGACGCCTACGCCTACCTGTTCTTCCCGCCGCGCATGACTGAGAACGCCTCCCGGCGGCTGTGGGCCATCGCCGACCTGCAAGACCTGGGCAGCGGGCACCTGCTGGCCGAGAAGGATATGGAGATTCGTGGAGTGGGGAACATTCTGGGTGAGGAGCAGCACGGGCACGTGCAGGCGGTCAGCATTGACGTGTACACCGAGCTGCTGGCCGAGGCGGTGGCCAAGCTCAAGGGCGAGCCGATCAAGGTGCCGCTGAGCGTCAGCATCGACCTCCCCATTAATGCCCGCCTTGACGCCGAGTACTTCGGCCACGACGAGGACGCCCGCATCAGCACCTACGGGCGGCTCTCGGAAGCGCGAACCTTGCAGGCCATCAGCCGCGTCGAGCGTGATTTGCGCAAGAAGTTCGGCCCCCCCAGCAGTGAGGTCCAGAACTTCATCGACCTCGCCAAGCTGCGGCTCACCGCCCTGGCCCGCCGGGTGCTGAGCATCGGCGAGACCATGACTGACCTCCAGATCACCTTCGCCTATAAAGCGCTCGACTACGACGCGGGCGGCCTCAAGAAGTTCCCGCACAAGACCGAAGTGACCACCTTCCCGCCGTCCATCAAGATTCAGAAGCGCGGCATCAGGGTAGACGACTACGCCAGGACATTGATTGACGTGCTGGGGTATTTCGGGTAG
- a CDS encoding antibiotic biosynthesis monooxygenase family protein — MIQELALLHIRPNQTAEFEAAFAEAQAIISAMPGYLRHELQVCLEDDHKYALFVWWETLEDHTEGFRGSPEYQQWRSLMHHFYDPFPMVEHYRQVLP, encoded by the coding sequence ATGATTCAGGAACTTGCCCTGCTCCACATCCGCCCCAACCAGACCGCCGAGTTTGAAGCGGCGTTTGCAGAGGCCCAGGCCATCATCAGCGCCATGCCCGGCTACCTCCGTCACGAGCTGCAAGTGTGTCTGGAAGACGACCACAAGTACGCCCTGTTCGTGTGGTGGGAAACACTGGAAGACCATACCGAGGGCTTTCGCGGCAGCCCCGAGTATCAGCAATGGCGTTCGCTGATGCACCACTTTTACGACCCGTTCCCGATGGTGGAGCATTACAGACAGGTCTTACCTTAA
- a CDS encoding transposase — MAAREQHGTQIIGPVRLNNNWSGQHVPGFDLRSFEIQWQHRQVVCPQGQTSVAWTSTARKNGQALINVRFAKESCRPCPVRAQCIRSGDRAKSLKFQPQAQQEARYAARDAIKDPLAQQLYHRRAGIEGTLSQGVRAFGLRRCQYIGEQKTRLQHVLTAMAINVVRLDAWMIGERPIGTKHSRFARLQVA; from the coding sequence GTGGCTGCCCGTGAGCAGCATGGAACGCAGATTATTGGGCCGGTGCGACTTAACAATAACTGGTCTGGCCAGCATGTCCCAGGCTTTGATCTTCGATCATTTGAGATTCAATGGCAGCACCGACAGGTCGTCTGCCCACAAGGGCAGACGAGTGTAGCCTGGACGTCTACGGCCCGAAAGAACGGTCAGGCTCTGATCAACGTCAGATTTGCGAAGGAGAGCTGTCGACCTTGCCCCGTGAGAGCGCAATGTATTCGTTCAGGAGATCGTGCAAAATCGCTAAAGTTTCAGCCGCAAGCCCAACAGGAAGCACGGTACGCCGCACGTGACGCCATAAAAGACCCGCTCGCACAGCAGCTTTACCACCGGCGTGCAGGGATTGAGGGGACCCTATCCCAGGGCGTTCGTGCGTTCGGCCTTCGCCGATGTCAGTATATCGGCGAGCAGAAAACCAGGCTTCAACATGTCCTGACTGCGATGGCCATCAATGTCGTCCGGCTCGATGCCTGGATGATTGGAGAGCGGCCCATTGGGACTAAACATTCCCGCTTTGCTCGCCTTCAGGTCGCCTGA
- a CDS encoding transposase → MLRPMPAPEIPAETARIARMAYPKGHMFMRLRDEVGMLLVDEDFAQLYSTRGQPGLSPWRLALVTLMQFVENLSDRQAADAVRGHLAWKYALSLELGDPGFDSTVMSEFRARFLQQDTLLLLLDRFLERCQDLGLLRRHGKQRTDSTHVLAAIRVMNRLELVTETLRAALNALTEIAPAWLHQVSDPIWYDRYAHRAENYRLPKSETAKQTYAACVGQDGQTLLGLLKQSEAPQGALQLPEIVVLQRCWASQFVEAEGRLRFKERKELSPSVEAVESPYDPEARFGTKRGKGWIGYKVHLTETCEDDLPRLLTYVTTTLGNMNDAPIGLII, encoded by the coding sequence ATGTTGCGTCCAATGCCAGCTCCCGAAATCCCGGCTGAGACTGCTCGTATTGCTCGAATGGCGTATCCGAAAGGCCATATGTTCATGCGTCTACGTGACGAGGTTGGGATGCTTCTCGTCGACGAGGATTTCGCCCAACTCTATTCCACACGGGGACAGCCCGGGCTGTCCCCGTGGAGATTGGCGCTCGTAACGCTTATGCAGTTTGTTGAGAATCTGAGTGATCGGCAGGCTGCTGATGCTGTTCGGGGCCATTTGGCGTGGAAATACGCGTTGTCCCTAGAGCTTGGTGACCCCGGCTTTGATTCGACAGTCATGAGCGAGTTCCGAGCACGATTTCTTCAACAAGACACTTTGTTGCTGCTCTTGGACCGATTTCTCGAGCGATGTCAGGATCTCGGGTTGTTACGTCGCCATGGCAAGCAGCGTACGGACTCGACTCATGTACTCGCAGCGATTCGTGTGATGAACCGGTTGGAACTGGTCACTGAAACGCTTCGCGCTGCGCTGAACGCACTGACTGAGATTGCGCCAGCTTGGTTACATCAGGTGAGCGACCCGATTTGGTATGACCGGTATGCGCACCGGGCAGAGAACTATCGCCTGCCAAAGAGTGAAACCGCCAAACAGACGTACGCGGCGTGTGTGGGTCAGGATGGTCAAACTCTTCTCGGACTGCTCAAGCAGTCCGAAGCCCCTCAGGGTGCTCTTCAATTGCCTGAGATTGTGGTCCTGCAACGCTGCTGGGCGAGCCAATTTGTGGAAGCAGAAGGGAGGCTCCGATTCAAAGAACGCAAGGAACTCTCTCCCAGTGTTGAGGCCGTGGAATCTCCATATGATCCAGAGGCACGATTCGGTACGAAACGCGGGAAGGGCTGGATCGGTTACAAGGTTCACCTGACCGAAACGTGTGAGGATGACCTCCCACGGCTGCTGACCTATGTCACCACCACGCTGGGAAATATGAATGACGCGCCCATCGGCTTGATCATCTAA
- a CDS encoding lipocalin family protein, with protein sequence MKRLLWLAPVLLTACVPRAVAFDPARIPDPAALGPNNAATEWWYVSGYLPDTQQAFHWAQFKVNYKGIPYFAAHLAITDLNTGKLTFLEEGRQDAKFSFPPLSVRQGDWTLTQSANTPAAPFDLKAGPLQLTLTPEKGPVVHPPGYSGTPETGQLYYQSVTRLNVSGTIDGQPARGLAWLDHQWGDQQPGRNALWDWFGVHLSDGSDLMLYRVKTLDGTVVQLAGSEVGVDGVARAVGNVTMTPQRQWTSPSGRTYTLDWKVKSDRGDLTLKAVHDDQELLSKTTSIAYWEGPITGSGTWGSAPVTVLGMGEFVGGVLTKAEGGQFSAK encoded by the coding sequence ATGAAGCGCTTGCTCTGGCTGGCCCCCGTGCTCCTGACCGCCTGCGTTCCCCGCGCCGTTGCCTTTGATCCGGCCAGGATTCCTGACCCTGCCGCCCTGGGGCCGAACAACGCGGCCACTGAGTGGTGGTATGTCTCCGGCTACCTGCCCGACACCCAGCAGGCGTTTCACTGGGCGCAGTTCAAGGTCAATTACAAAGGCATTCCGTACTTTGCCGCGCACCTGGCGATCACTGATCTGAATACCGGCAAGCTGACGTTTCTGGAAGAGGGCCGCCAGGACGCCAAATTCTCTTTTCCGCCGCTGAGCGTCCGGCAGGGTGACTGGACGCTGACCCAGAGCGCCAACACGCCCGCCGCACCGTTTGACCTCAAAGCTGGGCCGCTGCAACTCACCCTGACGCCCGAAAAGGGGCCGGTGGTGCATCCGCCCGGCTACTCCGGCACGCCTGAAACTGGGCAACTGTATTACCAGAGCGTGACCCGCCTGAACGTCAGCGGCACCATTGACGGCCAACCCGCGCGGGGACTGGCCTGGCTCGACCACCAGTGGGGTGACCAGCAGCCAGGCCGCAATGCCCTGTGGGACTGGTTCGGCGTGCATCTCTCGGACGGCTCGGACCTGATGCTCTACCGCGTGAAAACCCTGGACGGCACCGTGGTGCAACTCGCTGGCTCGGAAGTCGGTGTGGACGGGGTGGCCCGCGCTGTCGGCAACGTGACCATGACCCCGCAGCGCCAGTGGACTTCACCTTCCGGGCGCACCTACACCCTCGACTGGAAGGTGAAGTCCGACCGGGGCGATTTGACCCTGAAGGCCGTTCACGACGATCAGGAACTGCTCTCCAAGACGACTTCGATCGCCTACTGGGAAGGGCCGATCACGGGCAGCGGCACCTGGGGCAGCGCGCCCGTCACGGTGCTGGGTATGGGCGAATTCGTCGGCGGCGTGCTGACCAAGGCCGAGGGCGGGCAGTTCAGCGCCAAGTGA
- a CDS encoding aspartate/glutamate racemase family protein, translating into MKLLGVIGGMSWTSTAEYYRLLNSEVARQRGGLTSARLLLHSVDFAEIAALQTSGEWDEAGEILADITRGLERAGAEGLLLATNTMHKVAPHIEAATRLPLLHIADATGEAIQGAGLKKVGLIATAFTMEQDFYTGRLSEKYGLDVIVPGPADRAEVHRVIFDELCRNAVTEQSRVIYRRVMADLVSRGAQAIILGCTEISLLVGAADVAVPVFDTTAIHVQEAVRFMLE; encoded by the coding sequence ATGAAACTGCTCGGCGTCATTGGTGGTATGTCGTGGACGTCCACGGCGGAGTATTACCGTCTGCTCAACAGTGAGGTGGCTCGGCAACGCGGCGGCCTGACCTCGGCGCGGCTGCTGCTGCACAGCGTCGACTTTGCCGAAATCGCGGCCCTGCAAACCAGTGGCGAGTGGGACGAGGCGGGCGAAATTCTGGCCGATATCACACGTGGCCTGGAGCGCGCCGGGGCTGAGGGCCTGCTGCTTGCCACCAACACCATGCATAAGGTCGCCCCGCACATCGAGGCGGCCACCCGCCTGCCGCTGCTGCACATCGCCGACGCCACCGGGGAGGCCATCCAAGGAGCGGGTCTGAAGAAAGTCGGCCTGATCGCCACCGCCTTCACGATGGAGCAGGATTTTTACACAGGTCGGCTCTCGGAAAAGTATGGTCTGGATGTGATCGTGCCCGGCCCGGCAGACCGCGCTGAGGTCCACCGCGTCATTTTCGACGAGTTGTGCCGCAATGCCGTCACAGAGCAGTCACGTGTCATTTACCGCCGCGTCATGGCCGACCTGGTTTCGAGGGGCGCACAGGCCATCATCCTCGGCTGCACCGAGATCAGCCTGCTGGTCGGTGCAGCCGATGTTGCGGTGCCGGTGTTCGACACCACCGCCATTCACGTGCAGGAAGCTGTCAGGTTCATGCTGGAGTGA
- a CDS encoding cytochrome P450: MLSESELTDTCILLLNAGHEASVNGLSAGVLALLRQPEHWKKLVQASGEGDPKPFRTAVEELLRFDTPLPMFERYVLEDLDWNGVSLKMGDQVALIYASGNRDPRRFERADELNLSRDPNPHLTFGLGRHYCLGAPLARLELALSLRALVRHAPILRLADPAALPEYGGGFVIRGLGRLPVRR, encoded by the coding sequence ATGCTCAGCGAATCCGAGCTGACCGACACCTGCATTCTGCTGCTCAATGCCGGGCATGAGGCCAGCGTTAACGGCCTGTCGGCGGGTGTGCTGGCGCTGCTGAGGCAGCCGGAACACTGGAAGAAGCTCGTTCAGGCATCGGGCGAGGGCGACCCCAAGCCGTTTCGCACCGCCGTCGAGGAACTGCTGCGCTTCGACACGCCGCTGCCGATGTTTGAGCGTTACGTCCTGGAAGACCTCGACTGGAACGGCGTATCCCTGAAAATGGGCGATCAGGTGGCCCTCATCTATGCCAGCGGCAACCGCGACCCGCGCCGCTTCGAGCGGGCGGACGAACTGAACCTCAGCCGCGACCCCAACCCGCATCTGACCTTCGGACTGGGCCGCCACTACTGCCTCGGCGCGCCGCTGGCCCGCTTGGAACTGGCACTGAGCCTGCGGGCGCTGGTGCGACACGCGCCTATCTTGCGGCTGGCTGACCCCGCCGCCCTGCCGGAGTACGGCGGCGGTTTCGTGATCCGGGGGCTGGGCCGGTTGCCGGTGCGGCGCTGA
- the ilvD gene encoding dihydroxy-acid dehydratase — MTDTTTKKKLNWNSYHVTQGDERAPNRAMLRAVGFTDGDFEKPIIGVAHAQSNITPCNNGLGELAGHITGAIQEGGGMPQVYGTITVSDGISMGTEGMKCSLVSREVIADSIETVSRGQSHDGVIVVGGCDKNMPGAMIGIARLNIPAIFVYGGTIKPGHYNGKDLTIVSVFEAVGALGAGKMSREDFNEIERRACPGNGSCGGMYTANTMSSAFEAMGMSLPFSSTMSAVDAEKAVSSADSARALLKLIEADIRPLDILTKQAFENAITVIMGVGGSTNAVLHLMAIAHACDIDLTLADFERIREVTPVFCDLKPSGQYVATDLHEVGGIPRVMKMLLKAGLLHGDCMTVTGKTIAENLADEPDAPNEGQDVIRPYDQPLYAQGHLAILRGNLAPEGSVAKISGLKSIKITGPARVFESEEESMHAIMSDQINPGDVLVIRYEGPKGGPGMREMLSPTSAIIGKGLGDSVGLITDGRFSGGTFGLVVGHVAPEAFVGGPIALVHEGDTIELNAETCELTLHVDEAEIERRRKEWVQPEPRYKRGVLAKYAKLVSSAAVGAYTD; from the coding sequence ATGACCGACACCACCACCAAGAAGAAGCTCAACTGGAACTCCTACCACGTCACCCAGGGTGACGAGCGCGCGCCCAACCGGGCCATGTTGCGGGCGGTGGGCTTCACCGACGGCGATTTCGAGAAGCCGATCATCGGTGTGGCGCACGCCCAGAGCAACATCACGCCCTGCAACAACGGGCTGGGCGAACTGGCCGGGCACATCACGGGCGCGATTCAGGAAGGCGGCGGGATGCCTCAGGTCTACGGGACCATCACCGTGTCTGACGGCATCAGCATGGGTACCGAGGGCATGAAGTGTTCGCTGGTATCGCGCGAAGTCATCGCCGACAGTATCGAAACCGTCAGCCGGGGCCAGTCGCACGACGGCGTGATCGTGGTGGGCGGCTGCGACAAGAACATGCCGGGGGCCATGATCGGCATTGCCCGGCTGAACATCCCTGCTATTTTCGTTTACGGCGGCACCATCAAGCCCGGCCACTACAACGGCAAAGACCTGACCATCGTGTCGGTGTTCGAGGCGGTGGGCGCGCTCGGCGCAGGCAAGATGAGCCGCGAGGACTTCAATGAGATCGAGCGCCGCGCCTGCCCCGGCAACGGCAGTTGCGGCGGCATGTACACCGCCAACACCATGTCGTCGGCTTTCGAGGCGATGGGCATGAGCCTGCCGTTTTCCAGCACCATGAGCGCCGTGGACGCCGAGAAAGCGGTGAGCAGCGCCGACAGTGCCCGCGCCCTGCTGAAGCTCATTGAGGCTGACATCCGCCCGCTGGACATCCTGACCAAGCAGGCCTTCGAGAATGCCATCACCGTCATCATGGGCGTCGGCGGCTCCACCAATGCGGTGCTGCACCTGATGGCGATTGCCCACGCCTGCGACATCGACCTGACGCTGGCCGACTTCGAGCGCATCCGTGAGGTGACGCCGGTCTTCTGCGACCTCAAGCCCAGCGGCCAGTATGTCGCCACTGATCTGCACGAGGTCGGCGGTATTCCCCGCGTGATGAAGATGCTTCTCAAGGCCGGACTGCTGCACGGCGACTGCATGACCGTGACGGGCAAAACCATTGCCGAGAATCTGGCCGACGAGCCGGACGCACCCAACGAGGGCCAGGACGTGATTCGTCCCTACGATCAGCCGCTCTACGCCCAGGGGCACCTCGCCATTCTGCGCGGCAACCTCGCGCCCGAGGGCTCCGTGGCCAAGATCAGCGGCCTGAAATCCATCAAGATCACTGGCCCGGCGCGCGTCTTCGAGTCGGAGGAAGAATCGATGCACGCCATCATGTCCGACCAGATCAACCCCGGTGATGTGCTGGTCATCCGCTATGAGGGGCCGAAAGGCGGGCCGGGCATGCGCGAAATGCTCTCGCCCACCTCGGCCATCATCGGTAAGGGCCTGGGCGACAGCGTAGGTCTGATCACCGACGGGCGCTTCTCGGGAGGCACCTTTGGGCTGGTCGTCGGCCACGTCGCGCCGGAAGCGTTTGTCGGCGGCCCGATTGCGCTGGTCCATGAGGGCGATACCATCGAGCTGAACGCCGAGACCTGCGAGCTGACCCTGCATGTGGACGAGGCCGAGATCGAGCGCCGCCGGAAAGAGTGGGTGCAGCCGGAGCCGAGGTACAAGCGCGGCGTGCTGGCCAAGTACGCCAAACTGGTCAGCAGCGCGGCGGTGGGAGCGTACACCGACTGA